Proteins encoded by one window of Sphaerodactylus townsendi isolate TG3544 linkage group LG02, MPM_Stown_v2.3, whole genome shotgun sequence:
- the LOC125426866 gene encoding TGF-beta receptor type-2-like isoform X2, giving the protein MGSWRSPSVVLLLLLLLLSCKSQAGRNVKSNVCKWCDNTYPVCEDHVCYSNCDLSSYCEKPEEICVSIWKQDNESIRVSTLCHNPQFPVENVMVPKYNTSQCVMVRQHSEDGIFYICGCVNEQECNDKLIFKNQTNGYSMLQSKEIIPVAAISLLPPLLVAIMITVIFYLCRTHRQRKRSKDWAQKQTQRHMLPESSRARKYDEILSVKIDTHTTLSSACANNINHNTELLPIELDERVGKGQFAEVWRAKLKHASSGQYETVAVKIFPCEEYTSWRNESQIFTDINLKHDSILQFLTAEQRDSGLQKEYWLITAYHSQGNLKDYLSRHILSWRDLQKMAGSLVSGVAHLHSDYTPCGSPKIPIAHRDIKSTNILVTSEQECVLCDFGIALRLDPALSVEDFANSGQVGTARYMAPEVLESRVNLEDLESFKQMDVYSLALVLWEIASRCEAIGEVKNYELPFGSKVQEQLCMEVMRDIVLHGRGRPEISSNWLIHQGMHFLSDTIIECWDHDPEARLTAHCVAERFKLMAQMDCDDILNNNNNNADSEASKLGCPREGHQNSDRNIQ; this is encoded by the exons CATGCAAGAGCCAGGCAGGGCGGAATGTGAAGAGCAATGTCTGCAAGTGGTGCGATAACACGTATCCAGTCTGTGAAGATCATGTGTGCTACAGCAACTGTGACTTAAGCTCCTACTGTGAAAAACCAGAAGAAATATGTGTCTCTATATG GAAACAAGATAATGAAAGCATTAGGGTGAGCACTCTCTGTCACAACCCACAGTTCCCTGTGGAAAATGTTATGGTTCCTAAATATAACACATCACAGTGCGTTATGGTCCGCCAGCACAGTGAAGATGGGATATTTTACATCTGCGGCTGTGTGAATGAACAGGAATGCAACGACAAGCTTATATTTAAAAATCAGACCAATG GGTACTCTATGTTACAAAGCAAGGAAATAATCCCTGTGGCAGCCATCAGCCTGCTGCCCCCCCTGCTAGTTGCCATCATGATAACAGTGATATTCTACCTCTGCCGAACCCACCGGCAGAGGAAGAGATCTAAAGACTGGGCCCAGAAACAAACCCAGCGCCACATGCTGCCTGAATCCAGCAGAGCCCGCAAATACGATGAGATCTTGTCTGTCAAGATAGACACCCAcaccaccctgagctcggcctgtGCCAACAACATCAACCACAACACTGAATTGCTGCCCATTGAGCTGGATGAGAGAGTGGGAAAGGGGCAGTTTGCCGAAGTCTGGAGGGCAAAACTCAAGCATGCCTCCTCAGGCCAATATGAGACAGTGGCAGTGAAGATTTTCCCTTGTGAAGAGTACACCTCCTGGAGGAACGAGAGCCAGATCTTCACGGATATCAACCTCAAGCACGACAGCATCCTTCAGTTCCTCACAGCAGAACAGAGGGACTCTGGTCTCCAGAAAGAATATTGGCTCATCACAGCCTACCACAGTCAGGGAAATCTCAAGGATTACCTGTCCAGGCACATTCTCAGCTGGAGGGACTTGCAAAAGATGGCCGGTTCTCTAGTGAGTGGTGTGGCTCACTTGCACAGTGACTACACTCCTTGTGGCAGTCCAAAGATCCCCATTGCCCACCGGGACATCAAAAGCACCAACATCCTAGTAACAAGTGAACAGGAATGTGTGCTCTGTGATTTCGGAATTGCTCTGAGGCTAGATCCAGCCTTGAGTGTGGAGGATTTTGCTAATAGCGGACAG GTGGGCACTGCCAGGTACATGGCTCCTGAAGTTTTGGAATCCAGAGTGAATCTTGAAGATCTAGAGTCATTTAAACAAATGGATGTCTATTCCCTGGCCTTAGTTTTATGGGAGATAGCCTCCAGATGTGAAGCTATCGGAG AAGTCAAGAATTATGAGCTCCCGTTTGGGTCAAAAGTCCAAGAACAACTGTGCATGGAGGTTATGAGAGACATAGTGCTGCATGGTCGTGGAAGGCCAGAGATATCGAGTAACTGGTTGATACATCAG GGAATGCATTTCTTGAGTGACACCATCATAGAATGCTGGGATCATGACCCCGAAGCCAGACTCACCGCCCACTGCGTGGCAGAACGTTTCAAGCTGATGGCGCAGATGGACTGTGATGACatcctcaacaacaacaacaacaacgcggACAGTGAGGCAAGCAAACTGGGCTGCCCGAGAGAGGGGCATCAAAACAGTGACAGGAACATCCAATGA